From Calothrix sp. PCC 6303, a single genomic window includes:
- a CDS encoding beta-ketoacyl-ACP synthase, producing MIQVVVTGIGFVSCLGNNLQDSWKQLIAGKSGIKLHQPFPQLAPRPLGMIGYEPADVKKITWQVVASALQDAGLSEPLEDCGVVIGSSRGFQGVWEQMAQGIQSQEEWMNHLPHMNAIASARQIGSTGIVLAPMAACATGIWSLFQAFSLINSGQCEYAIAGAVEAPITPLTITGFQQMGALAKTGAYPFDQHREGLVLGEGGAVFVLESKTAAIRRGANIYGEILGFGLTADAHHPNSPEPSGKSAESAIKQCLQRSQISFSDIDAIHAHGTGTVLNDQFESLLIQKLFPESVPIISTKGATGHTIGASGALSVAFSLMALKQQILPSCVGLKEPEFSLNFVRENLETRINQMMCFSFGFGGQNAVVTLGKA from the coding sequence ATGATTCAGGTTGTTGTGACTGGTATTGGTTTTGTTTCCTGCCTCGGTAATAATCTTCAAGATAGTTGGAAACAATTGATTGCAGGGAAGTCTGGAATCAAGTTACATCAGCCTTTCCCCCAATTAGCGCCTCGTCCTTTGGGAATGATTGGATATGAACCAGCAGATGTAAAAAAAATCACTTGGCAGGTTGTCGCATCTGCTCTCCAAGATGCGGGATTAAGTGAACCTCTAGAAGATTGTGGGGTGGTAATTGGTTCTAGTCGAGGTTTCCAAGGTGTTTGGGAACAAATGGCGCAGGGGATTCAAAGTCAGGAAGAATGGATGAATCACCTTCCCCATATGAATGCGATCGCATCTGCGCGACAAATAGGATCAACTGGGATAGTATTGGCTCCAATGGCTGCATGTGCAACGGGAATTTGGTCACTTTTTCAGGCATTTTCCTTAATTAATAGTGGACAATGCGAATATGCGATCGCTGGTGCGGTGGAAGCACCAATTACACCTCTAACTATTACCGGATTTCAACAAATGGGTGCTTTAGCCAAAACGGGTGCATACCCTTTTGATCAACACCGTGAAGGTTTAGTATTGGGTGAGGGTGGAGCAGTATTTGTTCTAGAATCGAAAACAGCAGCAATCCGCAGAGGTGCCAATATTTACGGTGAAATTCTCGGTTTTGGTTTAACTGCGGATGCACATCACCCCAATTCACCGGAACCGAGTGGAAAAAGCGCCGAATCTGCCATTAAGCAATGTTTACAACGCAGTCAAATCAGCTTTTCTGATATTGATGCCATTCATGCCCACGGAACTGGTACTGTGTTAAATGATCAGTTTGAGAGTTTATTAATACAGAAGTTATTTCCTGAATCTGTTCCTATAATCTCAACAAAAGGCGCTACAGGACATACAATTGGAGCATCTGGGGCTTTAAGTGTAGCTTTTTCATTGATGGCATTAAAGCAACAAATATTACCATCTTGTGTAGGCTTGAAGGAGCCAGAATTCAGTTTAAATTTTGTCAGAGAGAATCTTGAAACCAGAATTAATCAAATGATGTGTTTTAGTTTTGGTTTTGGTGGACAAAATGCAGTGGTTACACTGGGAAAAGCCTAA
- a CDS encoding cytochrome b/b6 domain-containing protein, with amino-acid sequence MPSSAPYQPLLLKILHAVSGILAIAAMITGFLVYNTFDGRFGKLPIPSVDSIIDVHGTFAVFFFVIFPVFALYSFHAGNKRLLQKDSFQKLTEINKPIWWVSLQRIANTLMLISGALAVLSGRMMKEEWLPTGQLNHTWYYLHLTAWVVIVCCLAIHILMSSKVGGLQLLISIFSGKIRPEDSPQKWSTRLRNWFSNSSVNFAGGINHSLHNNLPLTVAEIIVLVGIVAALILPLVISN; translated from the coding sequence ATGCCAAGTTCTGCACCCTATCAACCTTTGTTGTTAAAAATTCTTCATGCTGTTAGCGGAATTTTAGCGATCGCTGCCATGATCACAGGCTTTTTAGTCTACAATACCTTCGATGGTAGATTCGGGAAGCTACCAATCCCTTCGGTTGACTCAATTATCGATGTTCATGGAACATTTGCAGTCTTTTTCTTTGTTATTTTCCCAGTGTTTGCTCTCTATAGCTTTCATGCAGGCAATAAAAGACTGCTACAAAAAGATTCCTTCCAAAAGCTAACTGAGATTAATAAACCAATTTGGTGGGTTAGTTTACAAAGAATTGCGAATACGCTGATGCTAATATCTGGAGCTTTGGCAGTGTTGTCTGGCAGAATGATGAAAGAAGAATGGTTGCCTACAGGACAGTTAAATCACACTTGGTACTACCTGCATCTAACTGCTTGGGTGGTAATAGTTTGCTGTTTGGCAATTCACATTTTAATGTCTAGCAAAGTGGGTGGTTTACAGTTATTAATTTCCATCTTTTCGGGGAAAATACGTCCAGAAGATAGTCCGCAAAAATGGTCTACCCGTTTGCGTAATTGGTTCAGTAATTCATCAGTTAATTTTGCTGGAGGAATCAATCACTCCCTCCACAATAATCTTCCTCTGACGGTTGCTGAGATAATTGTGCTGGTGGGAATTGTTGCCGCACTAATTTTACCGCTAGTGATTTCTAATTAA